CCTGGGCATCGTGACGCTCGAGGACATCATGGAAGAGATCGTCGGAGAGATCGAAGACGAGCACGATCCGCAGACCACGCAGCCGCCCGAAGGCGCCTGACCAGCCTCACCAGCCGCCTTTGCCTCCGATCGGGCCCTGCTTGCCGGTCAGCGCGTAGGTCGAGAAGTGCCGCAGCTCGACGATGTGAACGCGCTCGGCCTCGTCGCGTACGCCTCGCACTTCCTCCCAGACGCCGCTGCCGGGATTGAACCAGCGCAGCACCGGGACGCTGCCGTCGTAGTCCGGTGAGTCGGGGTCGGCGACCGTGCCCTTGTAGCTGATCTCGAGCACCATCGGCACGGTGAACTGCTGACCGTGCGGTTCCAGCTCGAACAGCACCTGCGAGGTGTCGGGCTGAGTGAGCTTTGCGTCGATCGTCTGCTGCACGGCACCGCTCGGGAACGTCAGCTTGAAGCGCCCGCCCGAGACCTGACTCGAGCGATGCGGCTCGACCACGACGTCGAACGACTGCTCGACCGGCAGCGGCCCGGGCCCCGGACCGCCCGGCACCACTTCCATGGTGCGACCGAGGATCGGCTCGGGCGTCGGCGGCAGAGCATTCGGAGTGAGTGCGGTGGGACGGAACGGCTGGCTCACGCCGCAACCCCATGCGAGCAGCACGGCGGCGACGGCAGTCAGACGGTTACGGCGAAGCAGTTGCCTGATCCACGTGAGGGACATGGGTGGCTCCGAATCGCGGTTCTATGAATGCCCGCGCCGATCCGAAAAAAGAAAGTGTTGCATCGGACCCGCGTTCATCTCACTCGTAGTGCAGCCGGCATGCCCTTCCGTTCGTGATTCAAGCGGTGGCGGCGCATCGTCGATGCGACATGGAGTTGCGCGGGCGGAACAAAGTGCCGGAGGAAAATGCAACGTCCGCAACGCGCGCAATGCAGTGCGAAACTGAGGTCGTGGACCCACCGCACGGGGGCCGATCACGCAATCGGAGCTTGCTCTCGTGATGACACGATGTTAAAACGTTTCCGCTGCATAAGGACGTGCCAACGTGCCGTGACTCATGACCCTCGAGCCGCCGGAGTGCGGAGGGGTGCCATGTCCCAGTGGACGCTGTTCGAAAAGGATTTTCGGGCGATCGACGAGGTGCTCTACGAGCTCCTCGAGCGAACCAACGCCCTGTCGGTGCATCTCGTCGATCGTAGCGGTCAGCTCATCACGAGCGCCGGCCGCACGTCCGACTTCGACGCCGTTTCGTTCGCGAGCCTGATTGCCGCGGACTTCACGGCCAATGGCGAGCTGGCGCAGCTGCTGGGCGATGAAGGCGCTCGCGCCGTGGTCAGCGAGGGCACGACGCGCACAGCGTATTCGAGCCTGCTCGCCGACCGCGTCATCCTGTGCACGGTGTTCGACCGCCGCAGCAGTCTTGGACTGGTGCGTTTTCGCGCGGCGCGCGCCCTTTCGACGCTCGATCCGCTGTTCCGCGGACTGTTCGAGAAGGTCGGGGTGGCGACCGAGATGATGCCGGATGCAGGCGAGTTCGTCGCCGCGGCCGGCCGCGAGGTCGACGCCCTGTTCGGCGATTCCTAGACGGCGACCCTCACGGCGTGCCCGATCGCGGCGCGTGCCCGAGCTCCCATGGCCCTCATCAACCACCGTGCGCGCGAGATCCATTTCAAGGTCGTCTATTACGGCCCTGGCCTGGGTGGCAAGACCACGAACCTCAAGTGCCTGTTCGAGCGCCTGCCGGCGGAACGCCGCGGGCGGCTGATCTCGATCGCCACCGATAACGAACGCACGCTGTTCTTCGACTTCCTGCCGATCGACGTGGGGCTCGTGAACGGCATGATGACGCGATTCCACCTCTATACGGTGCCGGGGCAGATCTACTACCAGCGCTCGCGCCGCGCGGTGCTCCAGGGCGTCGATGCCGTGGTGTTCGTCGCCGACTCGCACCCGGCGCGTGAGCGCGCGAACCTCGAGTCGCTCGCCGACCTGCGCGCCAATCTC
The genomic region above belongs to Candidatus Eisenbacteria bacterium and contains:
- a CDS encoding GTPase domain-containing protein encodes the protein MALINHRAREIHFKVVYYGPGLGGKTTNLKCLFERLPAERRGRLISIATDNERTLFFDFLPIDVGLVNGMMTRFHLYTVPGQIYYQRSRRAVLQGVDAVVFVADSHPARERANLESLADLRANLATIGIDEDAIARLPWMIQYNKRDLTLAMPLERMRAALNPNGAPDFEAVATSGKGVNETLKSACKAVLARLAAPDLRPRVAPAHVPVTPSEARQV